The following are encoded together in the Parabacteroides chongii genome:
- a CDS encoding RagB/SusD family nutrient uptake outer membrane protein — translation MKKRNIFLGLILAFSLTSCFDLDKMPEGVLSTAQPFNSTGEMRNYLDQFYQTGAAYGSGLRAQDFGAGGGGNIAGYDTHSDNMSSSSVSSRLAGETTLSGASKLSNYTGIRNLNFLLNNLGNCAEEGTSEYNQYVGEAYYFRAWYYYQMFVNYGPLTWVSTPLDPDEGAMQLPRDSRTVVADSILADLDKAIFYLNEQNNSGSMRVHRDVARALKSEVALFEGTWEKYHKAKGDKFYDPSVTDEKIKSYFTQAIAAAKEVMDRGVWKIYTTGNTTNDYRQMFQTTDLSGNPEVLWFKMYDGDQIGNNVNRYLNQGGGGVGVTASLVDDYLTIDGKPFVGNALIESKKVFGNELLPTVRDPRLVQTICAPGQQLRPDDAPPYYVVPPLIGSSAYNQNMTGYSLLKHVQIDYTGSLDAEFKGATPAIQFRYADILLNYAEAMAELDGAANSQNIIVALQPLRDRVGMPAVDFDREYNQESDYPFRHLNKYIQAVRRERRIEKACEGRRLEDILRWAAADELIVGKWAKGALFVGSNLQNHPEFDGKLVYDQPSGNNLYLTGKPGDALRYVVPSNPAGYEQGWKFNVGRDYLLPIQPRMLSLTGGKWEQNPGW, via the coding sequence ATGAAAAAAAGAAATATATTTTTAGGCTTGATCCTGGCTTTCAGCCTTACATCTTGCTTTGATTTAGATAAAATGCCGGAAGGTGTGCTTTCTACTGCACAGCCTTTCAACAGTACCGGCGAAATGAGAAACTACCTGGATCAGTTCTACCAGACAGGTGCAGCTTATGGTAGCGGCCTGCGTGCACAGGATTTCGGTGCCGGTGGAGGTGGTAATATTGCCGGGTATGATACACACAGTGATAATATGTCGTCCAGCTCGGTAAGTTCCCGTCTGGCCGGGGAGACCACATTGAGCGGAGCTTCCAAGTTGTCGAACTATACAGGTATCCGTAATCTGAACTTTTTACTTAATAACTTAGGTAACTGCGCAGAAGAGGGAACCTCGGAGTATAACCAGTATGTAGGTGAAGCCTACTATTTCCGTGCCTGGTATTATTATCAGATGTTTGTGAATTATGGTCCCCTGACATGGGTCAGCACGCCGCTCGATCCGGACGAAGGTGCCATGCAACTTCCCCGCGACAGTCGTACGGTCGTAGCCGACAGTATCCTGGCGGATCTGGATAAGGCGATCTTTTATCTGAACGAACAGAATAACAGTGGCTCGATGCGTGTGCACAGAGACGTAGCCCGTGCCCTGAAGAGCGAAGTCGCCTTGTTTGAAGGAACCTGGGAGAAATATCACAAAGCAAAGGGGGATAAGTTTTATGATCCTTCGGTAACGGACGAAAAGATAAAGAGTTATTTCACACAAGCCATAGCTGCTGCCAAAGAGGTGATGGATCGTGGTGTATGGAAGATTTATACAACCGGAAATACGACGAACGATTACCGTCAGATGTTCCAGACAACAGATTTATCCGGTAACCCGGAAGTCCTCTGGTTTAAGATGTATGACGGCGACCAGATCGGAAACAACGTGAACCGTTACCTGAACCAGGGTGGCGGAGGTGTCGGCGTGACAGCTTCATTGGTAGACGATTACCTGACTATCGACGGAAAGCCTTTTGTGGGTAATGCACTGATAGAATCTAAGAAGGTATTCGGAAACGAACTATTGCCAACCGTTCGCGACCCGCGTCTGGTACAAACCATTTGTGCACCGGGACAGCAACTTCGTCCGGACGATGCACCTCCATATTACGTGGTTCCGCCGCTGATCGGTTCCTCTGCCTATAACCAGAACATGACCGGTTATTCTTTATTGAAGCATGTGCAGATCGATTATACCGGTAGTCTGGATGCAGAATTTAAGGGGGCAACACCTGCTATTCAGTTCCGTTATGCCGATATCCTGTTAAATTACGCAGAAGCGATGGCTGAATTGGATGGAGCTGCCAATTCTCAAAATATTATCGTAGCTTTGCAACCGTTGCGTGACCGTGTTGGTATGCCTGCCGTTGACTTTGATCGGGAATATAATCAGGAATCCGATTATCCTTTCCGTCATTTGAATAAATATATTCAGGCTGTGCGCCGTGAACGCCGTATTGAAAAAGCTTGTGAAGGCCGTCGTCTGGAAGATATCCTGCGTTGGGCTGCTGCCGATGAACTGATTGTCGGTAAGTGGGCGAAAGGTGCTCTTTTTGTAGGAAGCAACTTGCAGAATCATCCGGAGTTTGATGGTAAGCTGGTGTATGACCAGCCTTCCGGAAATAATCTTTATCTGACAGGAAAGCCGGGTGATGCTTTACGTTATGTAGTGCCCAGCAATCCGGCCGGTTACGAGCAAGGATGGAAGTTTAATGTCGGTCGCGACTATCTGTTACCTATTCAACCTCGTATGCTGTCGCTGACAGGAGGTAAATGGGAACAGAACCCAGGGTGGTAA
- a CDS encoding DUF4286 family protein, with protein sequence MIVYNTTFNIENDILTECIEYLKKSYIPRAAASGFLRTPYLRRILQDETEDASSYSVQFHVKNPETLEYWMQSEGRALQQELITRFGTKIVGFSTLLEEIDWEND encoded by the coding sequence ATGATCGTTTATAATACAACATTCAATATAGAGAATGATATCCTTACTGAGTGCATAGAATATCTGAAAAAGAGTTATATACCTCGTGCTGCAGCCAGCGGATTTTTAAGAACACCTTACTTACGCCGTATCTTACAGGATGAGACTGAGGATGCGAGCAGTTACTCGGTGCAGTTCCATGTAAAGAATCCGGAGACACTGGAATACTGGATGCAATCGGAAGGCCGTGCCCTGCAACAGGAGTTGATTACACGTTTCGGAACCAAGATCGTTGGGTTCAGTACCTTACTGGAAGAAATAGACTGGGAGAATGATTAA
- a CDS encoding ferritin: MILSRNLSKAFNEQVEAEMWSSNLYLSMSIYFQKAGLNGCAHWMRKQAEEEMEHAHKMIDFAIDRGGDITINQINVVPTAWGTPLEVFEHVYKHEVHVSELIDKMVDIAEADNDHAAKDFLYGFVREQVEEESSAKAIVDQLKMYGEHHAILLDHKLGKR, encoded by the coding sequence ATGATCTTAAGTAGGAACTTATCAAAAGCTTTCAATGAACAGGTAGAAGCAGAAATGTGGTCTTCAAACCTGTACCTGTCAATGTCAATCTATTTCCAAAAAGCAGGCTTGAACGGCTGTGCGCACTGGATGAGAAAACAGGCAGAAGAAGAAATGGAACATGCCCACAAGATGATCGATTTCGCTATCGACCGCGGGGGTGACATCACTATAAATCAGATTAATGTCGTTCCGACTGCATGGGGTACTCCGCTGGAAGTATTCGAACATGTCTACAAACACGAAGTGCATGTATCAGAGTTGATCGACAAGATGGTTGACATCGCCGAAGCCGACAACGATCATGCTGCCAAAGACTTCTTATATGGTTTCGTTCGCGAACAGGTAGAAGAAGAATCATCGGCAAAGGCTATTGTAGACCAACTGAAAATGTATGGAGAACATCATGCAATTCTTTTGGATCATAAGCTTGGCAAAAGATAA
- the gdhA gene encoding NADP-specific glutamate dehydrogenase: MKTEVILSALEAKHPGEKEYLQAVKEVLLSIEEVYNQHPEFEKAKIIERLVEPERIFTFRVPWVDDKGEVQVNLGYRVQFNNAIGPYKGGIRFHPSVNLSILKFLGFEQTFKNALTTLPMGGGKGGSDFAPRGKSDAEIMRFCQAFIMELWRNLGPDRDVPAGDIGVGGREVGYMYGMYKKLARENTGTFTGKGMEFGGSILRPEATGYGALYFVHQMLETHGIDIKGKTVAVSGFGNVAWGATKKATELGAKVVTISGPDGYVYDPDGISGDKIEYMLELRNSGNDIVAPYADEYPNATFYPGKKPWEQKVDIALPCATQNELDADDARKLIENKTLCVAEVSNMGCTAEAVDLFIEHKQLFAPGKAVNAGGVATSGLEMTQNAMHISWTAEEVDARLHQIMGAIHEQCLAHGKDGNYVNYVKGANIAGFMKVAKAMMAQGIV; this comes from the coding sequence ATGAAGACAGAAGTTATTTTATCTGCACTGGAAGCAAAGCACCCGGGCGAAAAAGAGTACTTGCAAGCCGTGAAAGAAGTTCTTTTATCAATAGAAGAAGTTTATAACCAGCATCCGGAATTCGAGAAAGCCAAGATCATCGAACGGCTGGTAGAACCGGAACGTATTTTTACTTTCCGTGTACCCTGGGTAGACGACAAAGGTGAAGTACAAGTCAATTTAGGATACCGCGTACAATTTAATAATGCGATCGGCCCGTATAAAGGAGGAATCCGTTTCCATCCGTCTGTAAACCTTTCTATCCTTAAGTTCCTGGGATTTGAACAAACATTCAAAAATGCACTGACAACCCTGCCGATGGGTGGCGGTAAAGGCGGTTCAGACTTTGCTCCCCGTGGAAAGAGCGATGCAGAGATCATGCGTTTCTGCCAGGCTTTCATTATGGAACTGTGGCGTAACCTGGGTCCGGATCGTGACGTTCCGGCAGGTGATATCGGCGTAGGTGGACGCGAGGTAGGTTATATGTATGGAATGTACAAGAAACTGGCTCGTGAAAACACTGGTACTTTCACCGGTAAAGGCATGGAGTTCGGAGGTTCTATCCTTCGTCCGGAAGCTACCGGCTATGGTGCTCTCTATTTCGTACATCAGATGCTCGAAACACATGGAATCGATATAAAAGGAAAAACAGTAGCCGTTTCCGGTTTTGGAAATGTGGCTTGGGGAGCGACAAAGAAAGCTACCGAACTGGGTGCTAAAGTCGTAACGATCTCCGGTCCGGACGGATATGTGTATGATCCGGACGGTATCTCAGGCGATAAGATCGAGTACATGCTGGAATTGCGTAACAGCGGTAACGATATCGTGGCACCTTATGCCGACGAATATCCTAACGCAACTTTCTATCCCGGCAAGAAGCCTTGGGAACAGAAAGTGGATATTGCCCTTCCTTGCGCTACCCAGAATGAGCTGGATGCCGACGATGCCCGCAAGCTGATCGAGAACAAGACCTTATGCGTTGCAGAAGTCTCCAACATGGGATGTACGGCGGAAGCAGTCGATCTGTTCATCGAACACAAACAGTTGTTTGCTCCGGGTAAAGCCGTTAACGCAGGCGGTGTAGCTACTTCCGGACTTGAAATGACGCAGAATGCCATGCATATCTCCTGGACTGCCGAAGAAGTGGATGCCAGACTGCATCAGATCATGGGTGCTATCCACGAGCAATGCCTTGCTCACGGTAAGGACGGCAATTATGTGAACTATGTGAAAGGTGCCAACATTGCCGGCTTCATGAAAGTTGCCAAAGCTATGATGGCGCAAGGTATTGTATAA
- the ruvC gene encoding crossover junction endodeoxyribonuclease RuvC yields the protein MIKDRVILGIDPGTIVMGYGVLKIEGNKPKLEAMGVLQLNKYEDHYLRLKKIFERVLALIDQYHPDELAIEAPFFGKNVQSMLKLGRAQGVAMAAALEREIPIFEYAPLKIKMSITGNGNAAKEQVAGMLQRFLHIPEESMLPQLDATDGLAAAVCHYFQTNNPISEKKYTGWKDFMAKNPGKVRK from the coding sequence ATGATTAAAGACCGTGTTATATTAGGTATAGACCCCGGAACGATCGTGATGGGATACGGTGTCCTGAAGATCGAAGGGAATAAACCTAAACTTGAGGCTATGGGCGTACTGCAACTGAACAAGTACGAAGATCATTACCTGCGCTTAAAGAAGATATTCGAACGTGTACTGGCGCTTATCGACCAATATCATCCTGACGAATTGGCAATCGAGGCGCCGTTCTTCGGAAAGAATGTGCAGAGTATGCTGAAGCTGGGAAGAGCACAAGGCGTTGCCATGGCGGCAGCTTTGGAACGGGAAATCCCGATCTTCGAATACGCACCGTTGAAGATCAAAATGTCTATTACCGGTAACGGGAATGCAGCGAAAGAACAAGTGGCAGGAATGCTACAACGTTTCCTGCATATTCCCGAAGAGTCGATGTTACCCCAATTGGATGCGACCGACGGATTGGCAGCCGCTGTATGTCATTATTTCCAGACGAATAATCCTATCTCGGAGAAGAAGTATACCGGCTGGAAAGACTTTATGGCAAAGAATCCCGGTAAGGTGAGGAAATAA
- a CDS encoding SusC/RagA family TonB-linked outer membrane protein, with translation MKKSLVTLLLMLFCCAVYAQQNVSGVVIEEATSEPLAGAAIQVKDSQSGTIADAEGRFTLSVSPGQTLLISYIGMIPQEILVKGNMTSLTIKMLSDAVDINEVVVVGYGVQKKVNLTGSVSSVKGEALELRPVADAVQSLQGMVPGLLVSNSSGGRPGGTGTLTLRGQGNLDNNAAPYILVDGVEMSLSDVNPSDIENISVLKDAAACAIYGARAAYGVILVTTKKGEEGKMRINYQGTVGWSSPTVLPDMVNSYDFAQYWNAGVTNAGSPRLYSDEKLALLQQYINDPSSVNPWFELPANANMNPAFENSESGVGNVNYFDLHYKNWAFKQNHNISLSGGGKAAQYYISGGYYSEDGILRYADMDYKRYNFAANITSQLTSWMKLKVNSKFMHSDQNTPFGDGGISEGFYHSLARFRPTVSPIDPNGNFTELTMIPYLQSGTYTNTQRDNMNLTAGLEIQPMKNWFIFFDYTYKMGNKEYEALNVSPLIYGADGVSTSKGVRSELGMSPDGKFTRSYDRSRYQSINLYTNYLFSIAEKHNFTVMAGFQEEDYDYSLMKNSITGLYSTSNPNVGMGTGDKTVVDTRNGWATRGFFGRINYDYDGRYLVEVNGRYDGSSRFASGNRWGFFPSVSLGWNITREEFMSSVTDVLSNLKLRGSYGLLGNQAGAALYTFAATMSLNNGLGNYIFSDGRHIFTKAPGVVNPNTTWEKVESKNIGIDFGFLGNSLTGTFDIFQRDTKDMLGPGVDFPDFFGADAPKTNNARMRNRGWELALNYRGQINGDIQYTIGGSISDATSEVTEYANPTGTNPNDNWYTGKKVGEIWGYRADGLIQTQEEADAYNEKYDMSFISGRPWTPGDVKYRDLNGDNKVNKGTNTLDDMGDMTVIGNTTPRYQYTVNGSISWKGISLSMMFQGVGKRDWNPGTGAYFWGSGPYAQVTVFKEHLDYWSESNPGAYYPKPYIHTAGGVVPFRDKTMTTSDRYIQSGAYCRLKNLTVSYDLPAIWTNKIGLQKAQVFFSGENLLTFTKLKGMYDPEAIYTKNDYTSEGGKNYPMNRVISVGLVVNL, from the coding sequence ATGAAAAAATCCCTTGTAACATTGTTACTGATGTTATTCTGTTGTGCAGTTTATGCGCAGCAAAATGTGAGTGGTGTTGTTATCGAAGAGGCAACATCGGAACCCTTGGCCGGGGCCGCCATTCAGGTGAAAGATTCACAGAGTGGTACGATTGCAGATGCGGAAGGTCGCTTCACGCTTTCTGTATCGCCCGGACAAACGTTACTGATATCCTATATCGGTATGATTCCCCAGGAAATTCTGGTGAAAGGAAATATGACTAGTTTAACTATTAAAATGCTTAGTGACGCAGTGGATATAAACGAAGTAGTAGTGGTAGGCTATGGTGTACAGAAGAAAGTGAATCTGACCGGTTCGGTTTCTTCGGTGAAAGGCGAGGCGCTGGAGCTTCGTCCGGTAGCTGATGCTGTGCAGAGTCTGCAGGGAATGGTGCCGGGGTTGCTGGTTAGCAATTCCAGCGGCGGCCGTCCCGGAGGTACCGGTACTTTGACATTGCGTGGACAAGGAAACCTTGACAATAACGCTGCACCTTATATCTTGGTGGACGGTGTGGAAATGAGCCTTTCGGATGTGAACCCCAGCGATATTGAAAACATATCGGTATTGAAGGATGCGGCGGCTTGTGCTATCTACGGTGCGCGTGCAGCTTACGGGGTGATCCTGGTGACTACCAAGAAAGGGGAAGAAGGTAAAATGCGTATCAATTACCAGGGAACGGTAGGTTGGAGTTCGCCGACAGTATTGCCGGATATGGTTAATTCGTACGACTTTGCTCAATACTGGAATGCGGGTGTTACGAATGCCGGCTCACCGCGTTTGTACAGTGACGAAAAGCTGGCTTTGCTGCAACAGTATATTAATGATCCGAGCAGCGTAAATCCGTGGTTTGAACTGCCTGCCAATGCTAATATGAACCCGGCTTTCGAAAACTCGGAGTCAGGAGTAGGTAATGTGAACTATTTTGATCTGCATTATAAGAACTGGGCTTTCAAGCAGAATCATAACATCAGCCTGAGCGGTGGCGGTAAAGCGGCACAATATTATATCTCGGGAGGATATTATTCGGAAGACGGTATCCTTCGTTATGCCGATATGGATTATAAACGTTATAATTTTGCGGCTAATATCACTTCACAGCTGACCAGCTGGATGAAGTTGAAAGTAAATTCCAAATTCATGCACTCCGACCAGAATACCCCGTTCGGTGACGGCGGTATCAGCGAAGGTTTCTATCATTCGCTGGCACGTTTCCGCCCGACGGTTTCGCCGATCGACCCGAACGGAAACTTTACGGAGCTGACAATGATCCCGTACTTGCAGAGCGGTACTTATACGAATACACAGCGTGATAATATGAACCTTACCGCCGGTCTGGAAATCCAGCCGATGAAGAACTGGTTTATCTTCTTCGACTATACGTATAAAATGGGTAACAAGGAATATGAAGCCCTGAACGTCAGCCCGCTTATTTATGGAGCCGACGGTGTGAGTACTTCTAAAGGGGTACGCTCGGAGTTAGGTATGTCGCCTGATGGTAAATTTACCCGCAGCTATGACCGCTCACGTTATCAGTCGATCAATTTGTACACAAATTACCTTTTCAGCATTGCTGAAAAGCATAACTTTACTGTAATGGCTGGTTTCCAGGAAGAAGATTATGACTATAGCCTGATGAAGAACTCCATTACAGGATTATATTCAACCAGCAACCCGAACGTGGGAATGGGAACAGGCGACAAGACCGTTGTCGATACTCGTAACGGCTGGGCTACCCGTGGTTTCTTCGGACGTATCAATTATGATTACGATGGTCGTTACCTGGTTGAAGTGAACGGTCGTTACGACGGTTCTTCCCGTTTCGCTTCCGGCAACCGCTGGGGATTCTTCCCTTCCGTATCGCTGGGATGGAATATCACGCGTGAAGAGTTTATGAGCTCTGTTACAGATGTGTTGTCTAACCTGAAGCTACGTGGTTCTTATGGTTTGCTGGGTAATCAGGCAGGTGCCGCCCTCTATACTTTTGCGGCAACCATGTCTTTGAACAACGGTTTAGGTAATTATATCTTCTCCGACGGACGCCATATCTTTACAAAAGCGCCGGGTGTAGTAAATCCGAATACAACCTGGGAGAAAGTGGAAAGTAAGAATATCGGTATCGATTTCGGTTTCTTAGGGAACTCTTTGACCGGTACGTTCGACATTTTCCAGCGCGATACGAAAGATATGTTAGGCCCTGGTGTCGACTTCCCTGATTTCTTCGGAGCCGATGCTCCTAAAACAAATAATGCACGTATGCGTAACCGGGGGTGGGAGTTGGCTTTGAATTATCGCGGACAAATCAACGGTGATATTCAATATACTATCGGCGGTTCAATCTCCGATGCCACTTCAGAAGTGACCGAATATGCCAACCCGACCGGAACGAACCCGAATGACAATTGGTATACAGGTAAGAAAGTGGGTGAAATCTGGGGTTATCGTGCCGACGGTCTGATACAGACACAGGAAGAAGCTGACGCTTATAATGAAAAATATGATATGTCGTTTATCAGCGGACGTCCCTGGACTCCGGGCGATGTGAAGTATCGCGACCTGAATGGCGACAATAAAGTTAACAAAGGAACCAACACATTGGATGATATGGGCGATATGACGGTGATCGGTAATACGACCCCGCGTTATCAATATACAGTGAACGGTTCTATCAGTTGGAAGGGCATAAGCCTGAGCATGATGTTCCAGGGTGTAGGCAAACGTGACTGGAATCCGGGAACAGGTGCTTATTTCTGGGGAAGCGGTCCGTATGCACAGGTAACTGTGTTCAAGGAACATCTGGATTACTGGAGTGAATCGAATCCGGGTGCTTACTATCCGAAACCCTATATCCATACGGCAGGTGGTGTTGTTCCGTTCCGTGATAAAACGATGACGACCAGCGACCGGTATATTCAGAGCGGTGCGTATTGCCGTCTGAAAAACCTGACAGTAAGTTATGACCTTCCTGCAATCTGGACGAACAAAATCGGTTTGCAGAAGGCACAGGTATTCTTCTCCGGTGAGAACTTATTGACTTTTACAAAGTTGAAAGGCATGTATGACCCGGAAGCGATCTATACAAAGAATGATTATACCAGTGAAGGTGGTAAGAACTATCCGATGAACCGGGTAATATCTGTGGGTTTAGTTGTTAACTTATAA
- a CDS encoding sulfatase family protein, which yields MKNVRSTVLFSLTGAAMLASLPSCKEKEENKKPMNILYIMCDDHSYQTISAYDNRFIETPNIDRIAKEGVRFTNSFVANSLSGPSRACLLTGKHSHKNGFTDNTHTFDGAQQTFPKLLKQAGYQTAVVGKWHLTSDPTGFDYWNILTGQGDYYNPYFIDNGEKKQIEGYATNITTDLAIDWLDQKRDKEKPFCLLLHHKAPHRTWMPDTCDLELYKDVVFPIPETFYDKYEGRIAASQQEMSIIKDMDLVYDLKLADKENEIHSNPGLEKAGRAMYNKLNAEQKAAWDKHYDPIIKEFKEKKLSGKALAEWKYQQYMLDYIRVIHSVDRNVGRVLDYLEKNDMLDNTIIVYTSDQGFYMGEHGWFDKRFMYEESFRTPMLVRYPGGIKGDIPEMVQNIDHAATFLELAGAPIPEDIQGDSYLPLLKGEHPKDWRTSLYYHYYEFPAEHMVKRHYGVRTDRYKLMHFYDDIDVWELYDLQNDPMEMNNLYNKPGTEEVTKQLMDELHKLQKQYDDPIESELAKKS from the coding sequence ATGAAAAACGTTAGATCTACAGTATTATTTTCTTTAACAGGAGCAGCGATGTTGGCATCGCTGCCCTCCTGCAAGGAGAAAGAGGAGAACAAAAAGCCGATGAACATCCTCTACATCATGTGTGATGACCATTCGTACCAAACGATTAGTGCGTACGATAACCGGTTCATCGAGACACCTAATATTGACCGTATCGCCAAAGAAGGGGTCCGTTTTACCAACAGCTTTGTTGCCAACTCGTTAAGCGGCCCGAGCCGTGCTTGTTTGCTGACCGGTAAGCATAGCCATAAAAATGGCTTTACCGACAACACACATACTTTCGACGGTGCACAGCAGACGTTCCCTAAATTATTGAAGCAAGCTGGTTACCAGACTGCTGTCGTAGGTAAATGGCATCTTACTTCCGATCCGACCGGATTTGACTATTGGAATATCCTGACCGGACAGGGAGACTATTACAATCCGTATTTCATCGACAACGGTGAGAAGAAACAAATTGAAGGATACGCCACCAATATAACGACCGATCTGGCAATCGATTGGCTGGATCAAAAGAGGGATAAGGAGAAACCGTTCTGCCTGCTCCTGCATCACAAGGCTCCGCACCGTACCTGGATGCCCGATACTTGCGACCTGGAGTTGTATAAGGACGTTGTTTTCCCTATTCCGGAAACATTCTATGACAAGTATGAAGGTAGAATCGCTGCTTCCCAACAGGAAATGAGCATCATCAAGGATATGGACCTTGTCTATGACTTGAAGCTGGCCGACAAAGAGAATGAGATCCATTCTAATCCGGGACTGGAAAAGGCCGGCCGTGCAATGTACAACAAGCTCAATGCTGAACAAAAGGCTGCCTGGGATAAACATTACGATCCTATCATCAAGGAGTTCAAGGAAAAGAAACTTTCCGGTAAAGCGTTGGCAGAGTGGAAATACCAGCAGTATATGCTCGACTATATTCGTGTGATCCATTCTGTAGATCGCAATGTGGGCCGCGTACTGGATTACCTGGAAAAGAACGACATGCTGGATAATACGATCATTGTTTATACTTCAGATCAGGGCTTCTATATGGGTGAACATGGCTGGTTCGACAAACGTTTCATGTATGAAGAATCTTTCCGTACACCGATGCTGGTTCGTTATCCGGGTGGAATAAAGGGTGATATACCTGAAATGGTTCAGAATATCGACCATGCTGCTACTTTCCTGGAACTGGCCGGTGCTCCGATACCGGAAGACATTCAGGGCGATTCTTATCTGCCGTTGCTGAAAGGCGAACATCCGAAAGACTGGCGTACCTCTTTGTATTACCATTATTATGAATTCCCTGCGGAACATATGGTGAAACGTCATTACGGAGTACGTACGGATCGTTATAAGTTAATGCATTTCTACGACGATATCGATGTATGGGAATTGTATGATCTGCAAAACGACCCGATGGAGATGAATAACCTCTATAACAAACCGGGTACGGAAGAAGTAACCAAGCAGTTGATGGACGAACTTCACAAGCTGCAGAAACAGTACGACGACCCGATCGAATCAGAACTGGCAAAGAAGAGCTGA